Sequence from the bacterium genome:
CGCCGCCAGGAGGACGACGGCGGGAAAGGCCGTGAACAGGATCCGGCAGCGGTCGGCCCCGCCCACCGCGGTGAAGAGGACGCAGGCGCCGAGATACAACGCCGCGCCGGGGTTGGCGGCCAGGCAGCGCCCGGCGCCGCGGGGGTCGAGGATGACGAGGAAAAGTCCCACGCCGAAGACGTTGAAGGCGGCATGGACCATCCGGGGCCAGTAGAGGAAAAAAAGACGGCCGAAATAGACGGCGTGGCCGGCGTAGTCGAACCCGCGGTTGACCGCCGGGATCAGCGCCCGCAGGGCGACCGCCGCCGCCACGGGGAGGGCTCCCAGGGCCAGGCCCCGGAGGAGGATGGGGCCGTCGACGAGTTTGCCCGGAGTTTTGCGGAAAAAGTACCAGGCGCCGAGCAGGGCCACGAAGTATTCCCGCGAGAGGGCGCCGGCCAGGAGAAAAACCAGGAACCAGCCGTCGCGTTTCCGCGCCATGGCCCAGAAGGCTCCCGCCACCGCCAGGTAGTAGGTGGCGTCGATATGGATGGGGTTGTAGAGGGCGAAGCGGAGGTTGACCCAGGAAGTGAGAAAGAGTCCGGTCCCGAAGCCGGCGGCCCCCGGCCCCAGGCCGCGGGCGCGGAGAAAGGCGAAGAGGAGGGCGGCGGCGGCGGTTTCGGCTCCCACGGTGTAGACGGTGTACACCCCCAGGGCCGGCCCGGGGACGAAGTGGAGGACCCAGGCGGGAAAGATCCGGAAAGCGTAGGGCGCGGTCAGGGTCCGGTCCGCCCCCCCCCAGGGGGACTCGGTCATGGCCCGGTAAAAAGCGCCGTCGTACCCGACCGTCTGCACCGGGGTCAGGACCCGGAGGGCCAGGGCCATCGCCAGGGACGCCGCGCCCGCCGCCAGCCAGCCCGGAAGCCTCACGTTCCGGCTCCGGCGAGGCGGTAGCGGCCGCCCTCCCGCTCGACCCGGAAGGGCCGGCCGAAGGCCTCCTCCAGGATCGGGGCGGCCAGGGTCTCGTCCGGGCTCCCCGCGGCCAGGATTGTGCCGGCGCGCAGGATCAGGACCCGGTTGATTTCGGGGACGATCTCCTCGACGTGGTGGGTGACTAGAAGCAGGGTGGGGGCGCTCCCCCCCCGCAGGATTCTCCTCAGGTCCTCCAGAAAAAACTCCCGGGCGGCGGGATCGAGCCCGGCGCACGGTTCGTCCAGGACCAGAAGGAGGGGCTCGGCCACCAGGGCCCGCGCCACCAGGACTCTCTGGCGTTCGCCCTGGGAAAGATGCCCGACCGGCCGCTGCTCCAATCCGGCGCAGCCGACCTCGCCCAGGACGGCCCGCGCCCGCCCGACCTCGGCGGCGCTGAAGGCGCGGTATACCCCCAGGGTCGCTTCCAGGCCCGAAAGCACCGTCTCCAGCGCGGTATCGGCTCCCCGCAACCTGGTTTCCAGGGAATGGCTCACCCACCCGATCAGACGCCGCAGGCGCCGGAGGTCGCAGCGCCCGAACTCCCGGCCCAGGACCGACACCCGCCCGCGGGTGGGCCACTCGTAACCGGTGACCACCTTGAGCAGGGAGGTTTTCCCGGCGCCGTTGGCGCCCAGGAGTGCCCAGTGTTCGCCGCGGGCGATCGCCCAGCTCAGGGAGGAGAGGATCACCGTCCGGTTGCGTTCCAGACGGACGTCCTCGAGTTCGATGATGTTCGGCGCTCCGGCCTGTGCTACCATGTGCCGCCTCCCTCGCCCGGCCATGATACGTCGGTCGGGGCGCGGGACGCAAAAAAATACGCCGTGGACAAAATCGGAGAAAAGACGCTTTTTCGGGGGTCCTGGCTCTCCCTGCGGAATTTGACCTACCGGACCGCGGCCGGCAGCCGCCTCGAATGGGAGATCATCGTCCGCAGCCGGGAGGAGACGGTCGTGGTCGTGCTGGCCCGCCTGCGCCCCTCGGGCCGGTACCTGCTCATCCGCCAGTTCCGTCCCGGGGTTCAGGCCCGGGTCATCGCCCTTCCCGCCGGCTGCGTCGCCCCCGGGCGCGACATCCGCCTCCAGGCCGAGGCGGAACTGAAGGAAGAGACCGGATATTCGGGAACGATCGTCTCGGTCTCCCCGCGTCTGAAGATCAACCCCGCCGTGCTCGATTGCGACCTGTACCTGGTGGAGATGGAGGTGGACGAAACCGCGCCCGAGAACCTGGAGCCCCGCCAGGAGCTGGAGCCCGAGGAGGAGATCGAGGTTTTCCCGGTCGAGCCCGCCCGCATCCGGGAATTTCTCCGGGCCCAGGCCGCCGCCGGCTGCGAAATCGCCTCGGCCTGC
This genomic interval carries:
- a CDS encoding ATP-binding cassette domain-containing protein is translated as MVAQAGAPNIIELEDVRLERNRTVILSSLSWAIARGEHWALLGANGAGKTSLLKVVTGYEWPTRGRVSVLGREFGRCDLRRLRRLIGWVSHSLETRLRGADTALETVLSGLEATLGVYRAFSAAEVGRARAVLGEVGCAGLEQRPVGHLSQGERQRVLVARALVAEPLLLVLDEPCAGLDPAAREFFLEDLRRILRGGSAPTLLLVTHHVEEIVPEINRVLILRAGTILAAGSPDETLAAPILEEAFGRPFRVEREGGRYRLAGAGT
- a CDS encoding NUDIX domain-containing protein, producing MDKIGEKTLFRGSWLSLRNLTYRTAAGSRLEWEIIVRSREETVVVVLARLRPSGRYLLIRQFRPGVQARVIALPAGCVAPGRDIRLQAEAELKEETGYSGTIVSVSPRLKINPAVLDCDLYLVEMEVDETAPENLEPRQELEPEEEIEVFPVEPARIREFLRAQAAAGCEIASACWLIFETGPGPASAGG